Proteins encoded by one window of Arachis hypogaea cultivar Tifrunner chromosome 1, arahy.Tifrunner.gnm2.J5K5, whole genome shotgun sequence:
- the LOC114924867 gene encoding uncharacterized protein yields the protein MGATPFTERILKAKLPKSFDKPTDMKYDGTKDPKEHLTAFEARMNLEGAADAVRCRAFPVTLAGPAIKWFNALPNRSIAGFHDITRKFMAQFTTRITKAKHPISLLGVTQKQDESTRKYLDRFNDECLTIDGLTDSVASLCLTNGLMNEDFRKHLTTKPVWTMHEIQNVAKDYINDEEVSQVVAANKRQHNHTLHGNPAQRHNPPPRENQKDHPKPTNTSCPPRIGKFSNYTSLTAPITEIYHQIVDRGIIPKARTQDCFDLKDALEQAIRDGKLPEFAKIIREPRRAERDKSAEREGRNPRTQRQLPKESLEDDSTIIVNIITGKDISGKSKSKIQKDLKVLAVRNQAPPTTPKQAINFLPEECQNGTSAEDAPFVISARIGTGLVRRILVDTGADSNILFRGDFDKLGLHNENFQTHRNGVTGLRDNFLKPDGSITLPLTIGTGDRRKTILSEFVVLKDSTAYNVILGRKMINDFSAIIFTKYLLMKFIADDGSIATIHGDREVAAECDNTSLALQKKSRDAAGIFLAELDARQDGQPIPEPEGDMEKLQIGRTKDEYTFINRNLRYVLKEDLSQFLKQNRDLFAFTPADMPGIDPDLMSHQLAVDPKAKPVAQRSQVKALLEANFIRELPYTTWLANVVLVKKSNGKWQMRRLYGP from the exons ATGGGAGCCACACCTTTCACGGAAAGAATCTTGAAAGCAAAACTCCCCAAAAGTTTCGATAAACCCACCGACATGAAGTACGACGGAACCAAAGATCCCAAAGAACACCTAAcagccttcgaggccaggatgaacctagaaggagcaGCCGATGCAGTCCGATGTAGAGCCTTCCCGGTGACCCTAGCCGGGCCGGCAATCAAATGGTTCAATGCCCTCCCGAACAGATCCATAGCTGGCTTCCACGATATCACACGAAAGTTCATGGCCCAATTCACAACCAGAATTACTAAAGCAAAACACCCCATCAGCCTGCTAGGGGTCACACAAAAACAGGACGAATCCACAAGgaaatacctcgaccgcttcaacgacGAATGTCTAACGATCGACGGGCTCACGGATTCAGTCGCAAGCCTTTGCTTAACTAACGGGCTCATGAACGAAGACTTccgcaaacacctcaccaccaaacCCGTATGGACCATGCACGAAATCCAAAACGTCGCCAAAGACTACATAAATGACGAAGAGGTCAGCCAAGTCGTCGCTGCCAACAAGCGGCAACACAACCACACCCTACACGGCAACCCGGCACAACGACATAACCCACCACCTAGAGAAAATCAAAAGGACCACCCCAAACCGACAAACACAAGCTGCCCACCAAGAATCGGAAAATTCTCTAATTACACGTCCCTAACGGCTCCAAttaccgagatataccaccaGATAGTAGATCGAGGCATCATCCCAAAAGCCCG GACACAAGATTGTTTCGACCTCAAAGACGCACTTGAACAAGCCATAAGAGACGGCAAGCTCCCAGAGTTcgccaaaatcatcagagaaccaagACGTGCAGAAAGGGACAAATCAGCTGAAAGAGAAGGACGCAACCCGAGAACACAAAGACAACTTCCCAAGGAAAGCCTAGAAGACGACTCAACCATAATAGTAAACATTATCACAGGCAAGGACATATCAGGTAAATCAAAATCGAAGATACAAAAGGACCTCAAAGTTTTGGCCGTAAGAAACCAAGCCCCACCTACCACTCCCAAACAAGCGATAAACTTTCTACCCGAAGAATGCCAGAACGGCACCTCAGCCGAAGATGCACCCTTCGTCATCTCGGCAAGAATCGGAACAGGACTAGTTCGACGGATACTGGTGGACACCGGCGCAGACTCCAACATCCTCTTCCGAGGAgatttcgacaagctcggactccaCAACGAAAACTTCCAAACACACCGCAATGGCGTTACAGGACTTAGGGACAACTTCCTCAAACCAGACGGCTCTATCACCCTACCCCTCACCATAGGAACAGGCGACCGAAGGAAGACAATTCTGTCCGAATTTGTGGTCCTCAAAGATTCCACCGCCTACAACGTCATCCTCGGAAGGAAAATGATCAACGACTTCTCCGCCATCATTTTTACCAAATATCTCCTTATGAAATTCATAGCGGACGACGGCTCCATCGCCACTATCCACGGAGACCGCGAGGTCGCAGCAGAATGCGACAACACTAGTCTAGCCTTACAAAAGAAGTCTCGCGACGCGGCTGGGATATTCCTAGCCGAGTTGGACGCCCGACAAGACGGCCAGCCCATACCAGAACCAGAAGGCGACATGGAAAAACTACAAATAGGACGAACCAAAGACGAATACACTTTCATCAACAGGAACCTCCGATACGTCCTCAAAGAGGACCTTTCTCAATTTCTGAAACAAAATAGAGACCTATTCGCTTTCACACCAgccgacatgcccgggatagacCCCGACCTAATGTCCCACCAACTAGCCGTAGATCCCAAAGCCAAGCCCGTAGCACAAAGAAGCCAAGTAAAAGCCCTACTCGAAGCAAACTTCATTAGAGAACTACCATACACGACGTGGTTGGCTAACGTCGTACTAGTGAAGAAGTCCAACGGGAAATGGCAAATGCGTCGATTATACGGACCTTAa
- the LOC140183734 gene encoding uncharacterized protein — translation MTLGNTTPDSWKLHVDSSSNVTSGGAGVILESQNGIVIEQSVRYEFPISNNQAEYEALLAGLTLAKDVGAKVLEVSTDSQVVSSQINGDYQTRDPLLQQYLAKVNELKEGFDHITIRHVPRE, via the coding sequence ATGACTCTGGGAAACACCACTCCCGACTCATGGAAGTTGCACGTCGACAGCTCATCAAACGTCACCTCCGGAGGCGCCGGGGTCATACTTGAAAGCCAAAACGGGATCGTAATCGAACAGTCAGTACGATACGAATTCCCAATTTCtaacaatcaagcagaatatgaagccctccTGGCAGGCCTAACCCTAGCCAAGGACGTCGGGGCAAAAGTCCTGGAAGTAAGCACCGATTCACAGGTAGTCAGCTCTCAAATCAACGGAGACTACCAAACACGCGACCCCTTACTTCAACAATACCTCGCCAAGGTAAACGAACTGAAAGAAGGGTTCGATCACATTACCATACGGCACGTTCCCAGAGAATGA